In Thauera sp. JM12B12, one DNA window encodes the following:
- a CDS encoding helix-turn-helix domain-containing protein: MQEQEPWVSVDDVARHLGIAKDTVYRWIESKSLPAHRVGRLWKFKISQVDAWIEAGGAAEPDDKEIE, from the coding sequence ATGCAAGAACAAGAGCCATGGGTCTCTGTGGATGACGTTGCTAGGCATCTCGGGATCGCCAAGGACACGGTCTATCGCTGGATCGAGTCGAAGTCCCTCCCTGCGCACCGCGTGGGTCGGCTGTGGAAATTCAAGATCTCGCAGGTCGATGCCTGGATTGAGGCAGGCGGAGCAGCAGAGCCTGACGACAAGGAGATCGAGTGA
- a CDS encoding BREX protein BrxB domain-containing protein encodes MSDWKQRLTRDLEPVLREMDPRARISAYHNMPYAIFHYPPEEEIPLRAELAMLTTRLEQIGKRVTTISLAECLADALAAEGLTTARIANAEKRTGTEKMTDTIHKVISERRPLDDLVAARMPKEADPLRDVVFIVRAGSLFPFYRTSSLLEQLKGKLDVPAVLFYPGELDGVAGLKFMGVLDADHNYRPKIF; translated from the coding sequence ATGAGCGACTGGAAGCAACGCCTCACGAGGGACCTCGAACCGGTGCTACGCGAAATGGATCCGAGGGCGCGCATCAGCGCGTACCACAACATGCCCTACGCCATCTTCCATTACCCTCCGGAAGAGGAAATCCCGCTGCGAGCCGAGTTGGCCATGCTCACCACACGCTTGGAACAAATCGGCAAGCGTGTCACGACGATATCGTTGGCTGAATGCTTGGCGGATGCCCTCGCAGCCGAGGGGCTGACAACGGCGCGCATCGCAAATGCCGAGAAGCGCACCGGCACCGAGAAAATGACGGACACCATCCATAAGGTGATCAGTGAGCGTCGGCCTCTTGACGATCTGGTTGCGGCCCGGATGCCAAAGGAGGCGGACCCCCTCCGTGACGTCGTGTTCATCGTGCGTGCCGGCTCGCTATTTCCGTTTTACCGAACGTCCTCCTTGCTCGAACAGCTCAAGGGGAAGCTAGACGTGCCTGCAGTGCTTTTCTACCCGGGTGAGCTCGACGGGGTGGCTGGCCTGAAGTTCATGGGCGTGCTGGACGCAGACCATAACTACCGACCGAAGATCTTCTAG
- a CDS encoding BrxA family protein encodes MGGSRASVVSSFTIIKGSLIDETYTVFRGWDFSQSPEKNLDFVRRTNSVGAKSASWLVDIYKVLHRRFDPEGRDRILVELAQRGCPLELWKPLLLWHMTRDEFLLRDFLVEWLYERFAQGVLRVRADDLWPYLRGLHEKGLVAEPWKESTLKRVSSELLRIAVDFGLMRGTVTREFASYRLPDESFLYLLHAMIDLQPNANQVVHSTDWRMFLMDAGDVERELFRLHQFRRVHYEVAGSLAQLKLPFNSVSDYAREMVA; translated from the coding sequence ATGGGTGGCAGCCGCGCGTCAGTGGTCTCCTCGTTCACGATCATCAAGGGCTCCTTGATTGACGAGACCTACACGGTTTTCCGGGGCTGGGACTTCTCTCAGTCACCAGAGAAGAACCTCGATTTCGTGCGGCGGACGAACTCGGTGGGCGCAAAGAGTGCGAGTTGGCTTGTCGACATCTACAAGGTTCTGCATCGACGTTTCGACCCTGAGGGTCGGGATCGGATTCTGGTCGAGCTCGCTCAGCGCGGGTGCCCACTTGAGCTCTGGAAGCCACTGCTCCTCTGGCACATGACACGCGATGAATTTCTTCTTCGTGACTTTCTCGTTGAATGGCTCTACGAACGCTTCGCTCAAGGTGTCCTGCGTGTTCGAGCCGACGATCTGTGGCCGTATCTCCGTGGTCTCCACGAAAAGGGGCTCGTAGCAGAGCCTTGGAAGGAAAGCACGTTGAAGCGGGTGTCCTCAGAGCTGCTTCGCATCGCGGTCGATTTTGGCCTCATGCGCGGCACGGTGACGCGCGAGTTCGCCTCATACCGCCTTCCCGACGAGTCCTTTCTCTATCTACTTCACGCGATGATCGACTTGCAGCCAAATGCAAACCAGGTCGTGCACAGCACGGATTGGCGGATGTTTTTGATGGACGCCGGCGACGTCGAGCGTGAGCTGTTCCGTCTCCATCAGTTTCGCCGCGTTCACTACGAGGTCGCCGGTTCGCTTGCGCAGCTCAAGCTGCCATTCAACTCCGTTAGCGACTACGCACGGGAGATGGTTGCATGA
- the brxC gene encoding BREX system P-loop protein BrxC, translating into MSNTQIKELFAGDIYRRIEEVIKVDQTDEAILHEELGEYVLTDAIRSHYKNILRSYWETPNKPHEGIAIWVSGFFGSGKSSFAKMLGLALQNRQVLGEAASEIFAGRSGDTELTVLLKQITEHIPTDAVIFDVSTDRGIKSGNQTLTEIMYRLFLKSLGYAEDLDLAELEITLEQKGELERYETTYREMFEQDWNANKDLIAFSLGEASAVMHQLFPNRYQTQDSWVQGVQDRADITAGRLAERCKDLMGRRRPQRNLIFVIDEVGQFVARDVQKMLDLQAAVQSLGRVGRGKIWIVVTSQEKLTELVGGLDDKRVELARLMDRFPLQVHLEPSDISEVTSKRVLAKNAAALDVLRELYSRHSGRVAANTRLTADIQLPELTTERFQDLYPLLPYQIDLIIQVVSGLRTQGGATKHVGGANRTIIKLAQQLLIHEGVKLAEQPVGKLATIDQIYVLIASNIPSEIRGKIAAIQTEVPHPFAQPVAKAICLLQYVKSIHRTAENIASALHPAVDGDSVLPEVKEALRQLVDAHKVRVTDGQYRIPTPAEDDWEVTRASFQPKPGDVHRIHADAVTTFWEPRPSHNLQDARTFKGGLTFNGRSVLDEDIAFHVAFAERGTELERQAGEARARSQVERKAVFWVAGLDEHIDRETVEVFRSREILARKERAAKTKDETSLVADEKLRLRTHESELRRLLREALLGGSVFFQGNDRSPSDSATTVSQAASRVLGQVLPDVYERFGEGAARVTTKDLDTLMTNENLRGLTPVFGQLNLVRDEKGQTVFNTETGVLKEVMDRIENKTSYGETATGRYLADEFEKEPFGWNLDVVRLFVVALVRAGKVKATSKGTTIDSALSVEARNTFSSNNLFRACSFQKRVSGTDINDWLEAEAAYREVFGKQLPELQASVIADAIRREVGEAEEKLHEVHSTLLSHALPGATVLQEAIDQMRAIRGGNEDDAILSFNGAHKGLKEAVKRASELSAALTEPRLLDLRRARQALDTHWAFLDQEADLPDELRPKAQVLADVMARETFYRDLAQIDQFATAIESEYAARFEAAVVARTECYQQALGTLHGNPAWTELNEEQQARVSAPIASRASATVPASATIPFLRSELSACPQHLKTALQQMMELIEGNCLVTINVGDFFSGRVETPEQLEAAIVALRQRIEKLLGEGKKVWIQ; encoded by the coding sequence ATGAGCAACACGCAAATCAAGGAGCTCTTTGCCGGCGACATCTACCGTCGCATTGAGGAAGTCATCAAGGTCGACCAGACCGATGAAGCCATCCTGCATGAAGAACTCGGCGAGTATGTACTGACGGACGCTATCCGTAGCCACTACAAGAACATCCTCCGCAGCTACTGGGAGACGCCCAACAAGCCCCACGAGGGCATCGCTATCTGGGTCTCTGGTTTCTTCGGGTCAGGTAAGTCAAGCTTCGCAAAAATGCTTGGGCTTGCACTCCAGAACCGCCAAGTGCTGGGTGAAGCAGCGTCCGAGATCTTCGCGGGTCGTTCTGGCGACACTGAGCTCACAGTGCTGTTGAAGCAGATCACGGAGCACATCCCCACCGATGCCGTCATTTTCGACGTATCGACCGACCGTGGTATCAAGAGTGGGAACCAGACGCTCACCGAAATCATGTACCGGCTCTTCCTCAAGAGCCTTGGCTACGCAGAAGATCTGGATCTTGCCGAGCTTGAGATCACGCTCGAGCAGAAGGGTGAACTGGAGCGGTACGAGACAACGTATCGGGAGATGTTCGAGCAGGATTGGAACGCCAACAAGGACCTGATCGCCTTTTCGCTCGGTGAGGCGAGCGCAGTCATGCATCAGCTTTTTCCGAACCGTTACCAGACTCAGGATTCCTGGGTCCAGGGTGTTCAGGATCGCGCTGACATCACCGCGGGCCGGCTGGCAGAACGCTGCAAGGATCTGATGGGGCGCCGCCGTCCGCAGCGGAACTTGATATTCGTTATCGACGAGGTCGGCCAGTTTGTCGCGCGTGACGTTCAGAAGATGCTCGATCTTCAGGCGGCTGTGCAGAGCTTGGGTCGGGTTGGTCGCGGCAAGATCTGGATCGTCGTTACCTCGCAGGAGAAGCTGACGGAGCTGGTCGGCGGCCTAGACGACAAACGGGTAGAACTCGCCCGCCTGATGGATCGGTTCCCACTACAGGTTCATCTCGAGCCTTCCGACATCTCCGAAGTCACGAGCAAACGCGTCCTTGCCAAGAACGCCGCGGCGCTCGACGTCTTGCGCGAGCTGTATAGCAGGCACAGTGGCCGTGTGGCGGCAAACACGCGCCTTACGGCGGACATTCAACTCCCGGAGCTCACTACCGAGCGTTTCCAGGACCTCTACCCGCTGCTTCCTTATCAGATCGACTTGATCATCCAGGTCGTCTCTGGGCTGCGCACGCAAGGTGGAGCGACCAAGCACGTAGGTGGTGCGAATCGCACCATCATCAAGCTTGCGCAGCAGCTACTGATCCATGAGGGCGTGAAGCTCGCCGAGCAACCGGTCGGTAAGCTGGCGACAATCGACCAGATCTACGTTCTTATCGCAAGCAACATCCCCAGCGAGATCCGCGGGAAGATTGCCGCGATTCAGACCGAGGTCCCACATCCGTTTGCCCAGCCCGTGGCGAAGGCGATCTGCCTGCTTCAGTACGTCAAGAGCATCCACCGCACGGCCGAGAACATTGCCTCTGCGTTGCATCCTGCGGTCGATGGCGACTCGGTGCTGCCCGAGGTCAAGGAGGCGCTGCGGCAACTCGTCGACGCACACAAGGTGCGTGTCACCGATGGCCAGTACCGAATCCCGACCCCCGCTGAAGACGACTGGGAGGTCACGCGCGCCAGTTTTCAACCCAAGCCCGGTGACGTCCACCGTATCCACGCAGACGCAGTCACAACCTTCTGGGAGCCCAGGCCGTCACATAACCTGCAGGATGCCCGCACCTTCAAGGGCGGGCTGACCTTCAATGGCAGGTCAGTCTTGGATGAGGACATCGCGTTTCACGTTGCGTTTGCCGAACGTGGGACCGAGCTTGAGCGGCAGGCTGGCGAAGCACGCGCCCGCTCCCAAGTGGAGCGCAAGGCGGTGTTCTGGGTCGCTGGCCTCGATGAACACATCGATCGAGAGACGGTTGAGGTTTTCCGATCGCGTGAGATCCTCGCGCGCAAGGAGCGTGCGGCAAAGACAAAGGACGAAACGTCGCTCGTAGCTGACGAGAAACTGCGTCTTCGAACACACGAGTCCGAGCTGCGCCGCCTGCTTCGCGAGGCCCTCCTTGGCGGCTCCGTCTTCTTCCAAGGCAACGACCGTAGTCCGAGCGATTCAGCGACCACAGTGAGCCAGGCTGCGAGCCGGGTGCTCGGTCAAGTGCTGCCGGACGTCTATGAGCGCTTTGGCGAAGGCGCCGCACGGGTCACGACGAAGGATCTCGACACCCTGATGACGAATGAGAACCTCAGGGGGCTCACGCCAGTCTTCGGGCAGTTGAACCTGGTGCGCGACGAGAAGGGCCAGACCGTCTTCAACACAGAAACCGGCGTGCTGAAGGAGGTGATGGACCGGATCGAGAACAAGACGAGTTACGGCGAAACGGCGACGGGTCGCTACCTGGCTGACGAGTTCGAGAAGGAACCTTTTGGCTGGAACCTCGACGTGGTTCGCCTCTTCGTTGTTGCACTGGTTCGCGCCGGCAAGGTCAAGGCGACAAGCAAGGGCACGACCATCGACTCTGCCCTCTCTGTCGAGGCGCGCAACACCTTTTCGAGCAACAACCTCTTCCGAGCATGTTCGTTCCAGAAGCGCGTCTCCGGCACCGACATCAACGACTGGCTCGAAGCTGAGGCTGCCTACCGAGAGGTGTTCGGCAAGCAGCTACCGGAGCTCCAGGCGAGCGTAATCGCCGATGCAATCCGTAGGGAGGTTGGCGAGGCTGAGGAGAAGCTTCATGAAGTCCACTCCACGTTGCTGAGCCATGCGCTACCCGGCGCCACCGTGCTCCAGGAAGCCATTGACCAGATGCGGGCCATCCGTGGGGGAAATGAGGATGATGCCATCCTCAGTTTCAACGGGGCGCACAAGGGTCTGAAGGAGGCTGTGAAGCGCGCGAGCGAGCTTTCTGCCGCGCTGACTGAACCGCGACTCCTCGACCTCAGGCGTGCGCGCCAAGCGCTCGATACTCACTGGGCCTTCCTGGATCAGGAAGCCGACCTGCCTGATGAGCTTCGGCCGAAGGCTCAGGTACTGGCAGACGTGATGGCGCGGGAAACCTTCTACCGCGATCTCGCGCAAATCGATCAGTTCGCAACGGCCATTGAGTCCGAGTACGCGGCTCGCTTCGAGGCAGCGGTTGTCGCGCGCACTGAGTGCTACCAGCAGGCGCTGGGGACACTGCACGGCAACCCCGCCTGGACCGAGCTGAACGAGGAGCAGCAGGCACGCGTCTCCGCTCCGATCGCAAGCCGAGCATCGGCAACCGTGCCCGCGTCGGCGACTATCCCATTCCTCCGTTCTGAGCTGAGCGCATGCCCGCAGCACCTGAAAACCGCACTTCAGCAGATGATGGAGCTCATCGAGGGCAATTGCCTCGTCACCATCAACGTGGGGGACTTCTTCTCCGGGCGTGTCGAGACTCCGGAACAACTCGAAGCGGCTATCGTCGCCCTTCGCCAGCGCATCGAGAAGTTGCTCGGCGAAGGCAAGAAGGTCTGGATTCAGTAG
- a CDS encoding BrxE family protein — MSTASHNIDFDRLLRLRLVVARYGEMDAARWWNTGDSARRTALLGRAGSVLMSRGFPRTHRFAQARLVFEVARARCAEVFDPPGCVTLWNLPPAIEDQFDARWARWLENRADWAGFFASIESAPNELLETIQALGLASENELEAVSKLRRSAEGRAVPLPGVHVVTDALITQLAAGFSRGEPGKLAVPYARMDD; from the coding sequence GTGAGTACGGCTAGCCACAACATCGACTTCGATCGCCTGCTTCGGCTGCGACTAGTCGTCGCGCGCTATGGCGAAATGGATGCGGCGCGTTGGTGGAACACGGGCGACTCCGCACGGCGCACCGCTCTGCTTGGGCGCGCGGGTTCCGTCCTGATGAGCCGCGGTTTTCCGCGAACGCATCGCTTTGCTCAGGCTCGGCTTGTTTTTGAAGTTGCGCGAGCGCGCTGTGCAGAGGTCTTTGACCCTCCGGGGTGCGTCACGCTCTGGAATCTACCGCCGGCGATCGAGGATCAGTTCGATGCCCGTTGGGCCCGATGGCTGGAGAACCGTGCGGACTGGGCGGGCTTCTTCGCGTCCATCGAGTCTGCACCGAACGAGCTGCTCGAGACCATCCAAGCGCTTGGCTTGGCAAGTGAGAACGAGCTCGAAGCCGTCTCGAAGTTGCGCAGATCTGCCGAGGGGCGAGCGGTGCCATTGCCCGGCGTTCATGTGGTGACCGATGCTCTGATTACCCAGCTTGCAGCCGGCTTCTCTCGCGGAGAACCGGGCAAACTGGCTGTGCCTTACGCACGGATGGATGACTGA